The following are encoded in a window of Arthrobacter sp. OAP107 genomic DNA:
- a CDS encoding substrate-binding domain-containing protein translates to MWGVHGEALADAGLELDPELVVAGYATADGGYDAACQILDRYPAKDRPTALFCLNDRMAMGAYDAIKERGLAIPGDIAVIGFDNQEPIAAYLRPKLTTVALPFEKMGALGVQTLAALTAGQPITADQQLVDCPLLERSSV, encoded by the coding sequence TTGTGGGGCGTCCATGGTGAGGCTCTGGCCGACGCCGGGCTGGAGCTTGATCCGGAGCTGGTGGTGGCCGGGTATGCGACGGCCGACGGCGGCTACGACGCTGCCTGCCAAATCCTTGACCGCTACCCCGCCAAGGACAGGCCAACGGCCCTGTTCTGCCTCAATGACCGCATGGCCATGGGCGCCTACGATGCCATCAAGGAACGCGGCCTGGCCATCCCCGGGGACATCGCCGTGATCGGCTTCGACAACCAGGAACCCATTGCCGCCTACCTCAGGCCCAAGCTGACCACTGTTGCGTTGCCGTTCGAAAAAATGGGCGCCCTGGGAGTCCAGACGCTCGCCGCGCTTACAGCAGGACAGCCGATCACTGCCGACCAGCAGTTGGTCGACTGTCCGCTGCTAGAACGCTCTTCGGTCTGA